ATCCAGCCCGAGCAGCTCGATCCGCTCGCGGATGCGCGGCCATTGCTGCGCCACGAAATCGGCGCGCTCCGCATCGCGCAGCCGCTCCGCCGCGCCCGCCAGCACGAACATGCCGACGCCGCGTCGCACCTCGACATAGCCATCGTCCTGAAAGCTCTGATACGCCTTGGCCACGGTCAGCGGGTTCGCGCCATGCTCGGCCGCCAGCGCGCGGACCGAGGGCAGCTGGTCGCCCGCGCCATATTCCCCGCGCAGGATCGCCGCCGCGATCGTGCCGCGCAGGCGGAGGTATACGGGGGAGTCGTCGCTGCTGAGCGCTGCCATGGTGCCTTAATACAGCAACTGGCCAAGGAGTCGACCCGCCCGATGCGTCGCACGGCGCGCCTGCGTCGATCAATTCCCATGTAAGCGCTTCCCCCGCCCCGCCCTTTGCGCCTAACAGCACGGGCTATGTGGCAGCTCTATCAGTTCCCGCTGTGTCCCTTCACGCGCAAGCTGCGCACGCTCCTGAACGAAAAGGACGTGGGCTATCAGCTGGTGCGCGAGAATCCGTGGGAACGCCGCGACGCCTTCGTCGACATGAACCCCGCCGGGCAGACCCCGGTGATGACCGATCACGAGCGCGGCATCGTGCTGGTCGATTCGATGGCGATCTGCGAATATTTCGAGGAAACGGTGGAGCGCGCCGCGATGATCAACGGCACCGCCGCCGATCGCGCGGAGATTCGCCGGCTGGTCGCGTGGTTCGACACGCATTTCCACCGCGACGTGACGCAGCCGCTGCTCGACGAGCGGATGATGAAGCGCATCGTCCACCGCATGACCCCCGATGCGTCGCGCCTGCGCGAGG
The sequence above is drawn from the Sphingomonas adhaesiva genome and encodes:
- a CDS encoding glutathione S-transferase family protein gives rise to the protein MWQLYQFPLCPFTRKLRTLLNEKDVGYQLVRENPWERRDAFVDMNPAGQTPVMTDHERGIVLVDSMAICEYFEETVERAAMINGTAADRAEIRRLVAWFDTHFHRDVTQPLLDERMMKRIVHRMTPDASRLREAMKSAVGHLDYIDFLLDHRKWIAGSTISLADLAAAAQISVADYLGGIDWTGHAHTKAWYSAFKSRRSFRPLLAERISGIEPPNYYENPDF
- a CDS encoding GntR family transcriptional regulator translates to MAALSSDDSPVYLRLRGTIAAAILRGEYGAGDQLPSVRALAAEHGANPLTVAKAYQSFQDDGYVEVRRGVGMFVLAGAAERLRDAERADFVAQQWPRIRERIELLGLDAADLLERRPA